aacaAAAAtcaaacattcccagaacataaTGGGAACATTTTCATTGTGTTCCCATTTGGTTGTATACTGTGCATCACAATAGAATGTTCTCTAAGCATGATGGGACTGAAGTTATAGGAAGTTGTTTGTTTCTTGCCTGTGTGTTATTCCCATCTTGGTTCACCCTTGGGTACAATAGCACAATAAGGACCTTCCttaattatgtttttttgtttttttaccctaTATGTACAGTTGTTTCATGACAGGATAGTTAATCCGTGGTGTTTACACGTCTGGAACATTCACTCATTTCAGAAACCACTGCCTGATAACAGTtatttatatatatgttataGTTATATTTTGTATATTCCACATGAGACATTGTGTCATTGTTTTAATGAGAGTGTACCTGAGGCAGCACATTACAAGccagtttcccggacacagattactCAGTCCTGGAATAAAAAAGCATGGTCAACGGAGAAGTTTTCTAGTCCAGGGCTAAAATGTATCTGTGTCCTGTAAATTTCCCCTATGTGTCTGTAACTAAGGAATATCTCAGCAAGTGAGATCATATTTATAAGCCTTTTTAGTGATTCCATTTGACTGGGATGTTTTTCAAAGAAAGTCTATAGATTTTATCACAACGAAAATATATGAAGTAGTGAGAATTATATTTAAGATATTCAAAATGTATTTGCAGTGTTGGATGTAGAACCTTTTAGAATATATTAATCAAATaattgtgtgtgcatatgtgcgtgtgtgtttcagtgttttgcGTGTGtgataggagccagagaggaaAATGTTTAGGTTGTCAACAATATGCTTTGTCAATTGTTCCCTTGTATAATGTGACTTATGACAATTCTTACATCATCGTGTTTCTAGTTGTCATAGACAGTAGCTATTTGTGTTAGGAAACAAGGTGACGTGGACTGTCTTATAAAACAGTATTTCACACTTGAGCCAAGAAGAACAAAATTATTCATCATGGATTTAgagcccagagtttttcctggtcaggttacACGATCAACAAAAACTTCTGCCACTTAAATGTCATGATGAAAAGGAGGCAAAATAACATTAAAGGTGCTGAGTTTGATGCTGTTAAAAGTCTACATTTTCTAAACTGTTTGCACGGTTTTCTACCAAATTGTGAACTGTTGGATTCAGCTGATTCCTGAACTGCAGTATGTTATAGATATGTGTAACATGCCTTAGATATTTTTTGCACATGACAGTAAAATCACATTCTGGTTAAGACACTTTCCttctgtttgttgtttgttttcatgaagagatttgaaaaaaagttaaataaaattatCCAATAGAGGTTTTCCTGTTCCTTGATTGAATTAATAATTTGTCTGTTTGTCCACTTCTTTTATGACTAGGAGTACATGTATAATATCCACTCAGTAATATCTTAATATTTCCATTACACTTTCTATGATGAGTACATTGTAATGCCTCATGGGCTATGCATACTGGCATTATGGTGCTCAACATAGGTGCATAGCTGTTCTATTAATAAAGCATTACAAGCCGACAAAGACAGCACAATGTTTTAGAAAGATAAATGATATAATCCATATTCTGACGCATTGTTTGTGCAATGAGGGGTGATTGCCATGAATCTCCATTGAACTCCATTCATTCTACTCTTACTTGATGTACGCCCTCTGTTACGTTTTATGATGACACGCAAAAAGGCTGAATCTCTCGATTCTACTTCCGCTATGCTTGCGCATGCGTTGTCTCTTGTAAGCGCAACAAGGAATTCATTCGCATGGAAGATCTGCAGGTAATGTTTTTTCATTTAGCCGTCCAAGATTTCAAAGTGTAATTTAAAAGCAGCTTTGCCCAAGGTTGTATGCTGCATGTTGTAAACATTTCTTGAGGATTGAGATGTCGTAACTGAATAGCTGAACTTGCATGATCTGAGGAAGAGTTTCTCAAGCTAAGCAGTGAAATGTGCAACATGGTAACATTAACGTTACTTTTTTCCATGTCAATAATTATCACTGATCCAtacaaacactaaccagacctTTCCCTTTTAAGTTGTCAACTAACTTCTAACATAATAATTCGGTCTATTCATGGCATATTCTAGGATTGCCCAATAAAGGACTAAATGGAGCCTAACGTTACTCCGACCTCATTGTCCAGTGACCTTACATTTTCTTTTTAAATGGGAAATGGCTCTGGCAGATAAAACACTCAATCTAAACGTGGATACTTAATTGCGGGATGCTTCTATAAACATAAAACGCTctacataatttcacaaatgcaatacaataatttcacaaatgttaaatatacagatactgtacattgttttaacacagttgcagcagtattttttttgtaaacaaGTGCAGTAACATGGACAAATGGTCTTGTGGGaatcttaaccataaccctataaaggtgtgtTTTGATATCAAAACTAAAGGTATCAAATGTATGTTCCTTGTGTTTCCAAAACCTGCATGCAATGTTTTTTAACGTTCAGAACGATCGTCGGGGCTGTCAACAAAGCTACACCAGCCAGAAGATAATATTGCCAATAGGTGCGAAAGGTATTTCCATCAATGGATAGGTTCATTCTAGGATAGCCCTTTGATCCCTTGCCACAAATTCCACGTCAGTGTATTTTTGATACAAGAGAACAATGAGGGGTAGCCTACAAAAGCATATTGACCTGAATACGTGCATTGTTTGTAGGCAGTAAAGTGTGACGCAAATGGTATGTACCCTACTTCAAGGCAAAGTCACAGGCATCTGACACCAAACAGCTGACTGAGACGAACTAGTAGCCTAATGTTTAACTTGTATGCGCAGTGAGGAGGTCACCATGGTGTTGATGAATCCTGTCATTTCCAAGCTGACCGGTAAGCTGGTCGTCCTGGCTAGTGCATCTCCAAGGAGGCTGGAGATACTCACCAATGTGGTAAGACCGAGGCCTCCTTCCTTACCCTCTTCCGCTTTGATAGGATAAATAAGTGAAAACAAGGTTTCTACAATATTGGACATTTTCAATCACCTATCCATGTCATGAAAGTTCAATGATTACTTCCGTTAAGGGAGTAAGAAAGCAAACTGAGCCTTTAAGGTACAGTAATGACATGTAGTATCTGATGGTGATGATGCCTTGTTATTCCATTTATGTCACAGGGTTTACGATTTGAGGTTGTCCCATCCTGGTTCAAGGAAACGTTAGACAAGAGGCTGTTCAAAACACCCCATGAGTATGCTGTGGAGACTGCCAAGCAGAAGGCCCTGGAGGTGGCCAAGAGGATGCCGTTTGTCAGTGAAGCCTTtgcttattgttattattattacaatatCATTACCATATTTGTCTGTTGATATTTTTTCCTCACTGAAGAAACAAATATATACTTTTGAATGTCTGTGGTTTCTTAATTTGTTCTAGAAACACCTGAAAACTCCAGACATTGTGATCGGAGCAGACACTGTTGTTGTAAGCAAAGCCAGCTATATCAATGTCTTCTATCCTTCATATCATAGTGGTTATTATTTCCTTTACACTGTATTGGTTGTCTTCTTTTCTCAGACAGTGGATGGACTGATTCTTGAGAAGCCAGTGGACAAGCAAGATGCCTACCGAATGCTTTCAAGGTTTTGAGAGAATTCtgtgtacatttaaaaaataataataacaataggaAAACGTAGTTATCCCATTTTATCTTTGTTTTTGTGTTTCTGAACAGGTTGAGTGGTaaagaacacagtgtttttaccgGAGTGGCGATCATTCTCTGCCATGAGAAAGAAGGTATGCCTTAAACATAAAATGGGTAAAAGGGTAGGTTGGGAAGTTGCCTGCTTTAAAGTTGTACATTATTTATTTCAATGGttccctctctgattcagaggggttgggttaaatgggaagacacatttcagttgaatgcattcagttttacaactgactaggtcccGTTCTTTCCAGATGAAGAGATTGATTATCAAGTTATTGACTTCTatgaggagaccaaggtgaaGTTTGCAGATCTGTCTGATGATTTACTCTGGGAGTACATCAATAGCGGAGAACCCATGTGAGTTTCACCTCTCTTCTTCTGTTTGAATTACTGGCTATGGTGTAATGCCAATAGATCTTTCTAAGTTTagaacctcacctcacctctcgcAGAGGCAATTGGGGTCACTTCCCTGAATTCAAACCTTGTGAACCCATGGTTTTGTGGACTTTGATACAGCCAACCAGTCCATTTTGTGTCGCTTTATTGGGATAAGGTATGGATTTTGTTATATAATTTCAGCCTGAAAGAAACAAGTGAGGGTCAATGAGCCTTAGTTCAATCATAGAAGCATGTTCTGCTGTGTGGTCTCCGTGGCCAGTTCTGACACAGTTTTGCCTGACACGTCACATGATTgtcacctctgtgtgtgtgtgtgtgtgtgtgttccctgtgtCTTGGTGTCCTGTCTTTCTATGTggcccctctctctatcgctctctgtctctgtgtgtctcactgtctgtcaaTTTATGTGAgacgtgtgtgtttgttgtgtctcTGTTTGTGTATGCATGGATCTgggtctctctgtatgtgtgtgtgtgacagggacaAGGCTGGTGGCTATGGTATCCAGGCTCTGGGTGGTATGCTGGTGGAGTATGTACACGGAGACTTCCTGAATGTGGTGGGCTTCCCGCTCAACCAGTTCTGCAAGAAGCTGGGTCTCATCTTCAGCCCCCCAGGCAGTCTGACACACAACAGCACCCAGACCAGCCCCCAAGGCAGCCCTGTCGACACGGTCCCACCAGCCGAGCCAGCCGCCAGCAGCCCAACCCATAACGGCCCTCCGGACAGCCAAGGACAAAACATCCCTTCAGCCAGTACAGCCCATAATGTCAGTACACATGTCAATGCATTGAAATACGTCTTTTGCCCTTAGCAATTATTGCACAACACTTCATTTGTCATATGTCAGTGTTGGTGTTTTCAATTAATTGTTTTTAATGTGTTACATGGACAataaatttaattgaattgaatccATTTATAATTTatcccattcatccatccatctaggTGAAACAGGAGGAGAGTGGGTGTGGAGAGGGCGAGGTGCCCTGGACGTTGGTCAACAACCTGTCTAAGTGCTCTGCGAACGGGGAGGCTGAGCCCCAGGGCATCAGCGACCCTGCAGCACCAGACTTGACCAGCAGGGGCACCATTCAGATGCAGAATGTGAGGGAGCACGAGACAGAAGACGGCAAGGAAAAGTTGAGCAAGATGATCGAGCTCATGGATGGATTTAAAGCCTCAAAGGTATCCTGTGGATGGATatgtatttacagttgaagtcggaagtttacatacacttaggttggagtcattaaaactcgtttttcaaccactccacaaatttcttgttaacaaactatagttttggcaagtcggttaggacatctactttgtgcatgacacaagtaatttttctaacaattgtttacaaacagattgtttcacttataattcactgtaccacaattccagtgggtcagaagtttacatacactaagttgactgtgcctttaaacagcttggaaaattccagaaaatgatgtcatggctttagaagcatctgatagacacattctgtctccttttttatttatttcacctttatttaaccaggtaggctagttgagaacaagttctcatttgcaactgcgacctggccaagataaagcatagcaatttggcacatacaacaacagagttacacatggaatgaacaaaacatacagtcaataatacagtagaaaaaaagaaaacaaaacaagtctatatacagtaagtgcaatctcctagagatgaatgtactttggtgcaaaaagtgtaaatcagtcccagaacaacagcaaaggaccttgtaaaggaAGATGCTTGAGgatacaggtacaaaagtatctatatccacagtaaaacgagtcctatattgacataacctgaaaggccgctcagcaaggaagaagccactgctccaaaaccgccataaaaagccagactacggtttgcacctgcacatggggtcaaagattgtactttttggagacatgtcctctggtctgacgaaacaaaaatagaactgtttggccataatgaccattgttttgtttggaggaaaaagggggatgcttgcaagccaaagaacaccatcccgaccgtgaagcacgggggtggcagcatcatgttgtgggggtgctttgctgcaggagggactggtgcacttcacaaaatagatggcaggaTAATTGTGTGAATATATttaagcaacatttcaagacatcagtcaggaagttataacttggtcgcaaatgggtcttccaaatggacaatgaccccaagcatacttccaaagttgtggcaaaatggcgtaaggacaacaaagtcaagatattggagtggccatcacaatgccctgacctcaatcccatagaaactttgtgggcagacctgaaaaagcgtgtgcgagcaaggaggccttacaaacctgactccgttacacacgctctgtcaggaggaatgggccaaaattcacccaacttattgtggggagcttTTGGAAAGCTACACAAAatgcttgacccaagttaaacaattgaaaggcaacgctaccaaatacacccaattagtatgtaaacttctggccgactgggaatgtgatgaaagacattaaagctgaaataaattattctctctactatattctgacatttcacattcttaaaataaagtggtgatcctaactgacctaaaacaaggactttttactaggattaaatgtcaggaattgtgaaaaactgagtttaaatgtatttggctaaggtgtatgtaaacttccgtcttcaactgtatatactataaCAAAACATTGAGTTCCTTGCTATTGTGTTTTAATTCCCCATACAGCTAGGTTTTATGTTGTTCATGTAGTCATGTTCAAGCTGAGGTTGCAGGAAGTTTAATTTTAGGCTTATTAATCAAACTACTTTTGCTTGAGGTAGGTTAAAACATGAATTGGAATTTTCTATtactcctcttctttctctagTCTCGCATTGAACGTTTTCCCTTTGTTTTGTATCCTAGGTGTTGTTCACAGCATCCAAGCTGCGTGTGTTTGACGTGTTAAGGAGCAGTAAGAAAGGGGAGCTGCAGGCTGAGGATGTGGCCCAGGAGATCAAAGCATCTATTAAGGGGACCGAACGCCTGCTGGAGGCCTGCGTCTCTCTGGGACTCCTGCAAAGAACGGGAAAAGGTATACTGTCTCAATTTCTCACATTGTCTCCCTCTATAATTTGTTTCCTTCTGTTAGACATATTCTTTATTTTTTCCTAGACATTGTTCATGGCGCCTAAGCTGTGTGTGTCAAGGAGTGATTTATGACATGCCTTCTGACATGCCAATTTCTCCCTAGAGTACACAAACACAGCGATGTCCAGGCATTTCCTGCTGTCGGACGGTCCCCTCTCTCTGCAGGGGTACATCCAGCATTGTAACGAACTGGTGTGGCCTCTCTTCACCCACCTGGAGACTGCTGTGAGGGAGGGTACCAACCAGCACGAGAAGGCCTTCGGGAAAACCTCTAACCTTTTCCAGGTAATAACAATCTCAAGTTTCATGTCACATTCCAGTTACCTTGGTAATTATTCAACAGATCAGTCTTGTTCCTGGGGAGCCACAGTGCGGCAGCTATTTGTTCAAGCTTAGCAGAATCAGCTAGTCAAGGTGTGGGAGACGTGTTGATTAGTTGTATCAGGTGTGAAGGCACTAAACTGGGattcaaatgtacagtcaatGCAGCTCTCCAGTTAACACTAGATAGAATGGTTTTGTATTATTGTTTATAAGTAAACAATTGAAtatacaaacattaagaacacctactctttccatgacatagactgaccaggtgaatccaggtgaaagctatgatcacttattgatgtcatttgttgaatccacttcatccttgtagatgaaggggaggagacagtttaaagaaggattttcaagccttgagacaattgagacatggattgtgtatgtgtgccatcagatggtgaatgggcatgacaaaatatttaagtgcctttgaatggggtatggtagtatgtgccaggtgcaccggtttgtgtcaagaactgtaacgctgctgggattttcacgctcaacagtttcctgtgtgtatcaagaagggtccaccacccaaaggacatccagccaactgtgggaagcattgtagtcaacatgggccagcatccctgtggaatgctttcaacaccttgtagagtccatgccctggcaaattgaggctgttatgagggcaaaagggggtgcaactcaatattaggaaagtgttcctaatgatttgttTTCTCACTGTAGAACTGAGTATTGGAGTGGTAACTGTTTTTGTTTTCGTCCTTGTTCATTGTTATAGGATGCCTACTACAGCAGACATGAAGTGAAGCTGCGATTCATGAAGGCCATGCACAGCATCGCAAAGGTTTCTGGTAGAGACGTGGCGACGGCCTTTGACCTCTCCAAATATAAGACGGCCTGTGACCTGGGAGGTGAGGTCATAGTAACCTGAACCTCAATTCCATTTAAAATGGCCATCACATTGTGTTGCTACAATATTGTAGTAAAATCTCAAATGGCCCTTCCGTTATTATCTTCAATGTGATTTACATTAGAAAGCCTCTGGCTAGAAGTATGCCCTTAAATAGGGAATCGGGTGTAGCCTATCAGAATCAATCCATACCAATCATCAGTGTTTTTTTCCTTCACCTAGGCTGCACTGGGGCCATGGCGTATGAGTTTGCCAAAGCACACCCGGGGTTGTCTGTGACCATGTTCGACTTACCCGAAGTCATTGAGATGAGCAGTCACTTCCGGCCACATGACGCAGATGACAGAGTATCGTTTGTAGCAGGTTTGTTTAATGACTTACAGCGGGTGGAATGGATTTTAGAATACTGTTATCATCATGGGTAATGTGGTCTGTCGATGCACAATAACATTTAGCGTTGGGCGCGCAAGATGGTGGTCAGTGCAGATCATTTGTTTTGGATTGTTTCTACGGTCATAAAACTCTATGAATATGGTTTAGTTTATTTACCAAAGTAATTGATTACTTTCTGCAAGTTATTCACCTCTAAAACAAAGTTTGCAACAACACTCGATAGCCTGATAAGCTAGCTAGCTCTCAAACTAGCTTGTTGAACATACATGGAAACTGCCACGACCAGAACCAAAAGGAAAGAAATGGAAAGATCGTCAGATGGACAATTAACCACAAAAGATGGTATGATTTTGGGTACTCCTCTTCAGTATGATTTTGGGTACTCCTCTTCAGAATGTAACTGGGGGGAAATACTGCAATGGGTGATGAAAATGTGATGATGGGTGATGAAAATGTGGTGAGCAACAATGCTCACAACTTGCGCACCTCCAGTACCCAGCTCAGGCCTTTACCTTACGACCCCGGCACTCCAGTCAAGCCCCAGGGGAAAAAGATGAGGTCATGATGTCATTTCTTGATGCAAAACAATATTGTAATGCTTTTGACAGCAAAGATAGATGAAAGGGCAAATGGCTTGGAGCTCATGGTTAGGGAGAATACGATGAAAATTAGGGCCATTAAAAAAATCTGTTGACTTTCTTTGGAGAAGTGAAAACCCTCAAAAGTGACATGAAGAAAGTGGAAGTTATCTGCCAGGAAAATGAAAAGAAGGTGGCTGAACTCGAGCAAAAGGTGAATGAGGCGGAGAGATACCAGCGCA
The genomic region above belongs to Oncorhynchus mykiss isolate Arlee chromosome 3, USDA_OmykA_1.1, whole genome shotgun sequence and contains:
- the asmtl gene encoding probable bifunctional dTTP/UTP pyrophosphatase/methyltransferase protein isoform X1 translates to MMTRKKAESLDSTSAMLAHALSLVSATRNSFAWKICSEEVTMVLMNPVISKLTGKLVVLASASPRRLEILTNVGLRFEVVPSWFKETLDKRLFKTPHEYAVETAKQKALEVAKRMPFKHLKTPDIVIGADTVVTVDGLILEKPVDKQDAYRMLSRLSGKEHSVFTGVAIILCHEKEDEEIDYQVIDFYEETKVKFADLSDDLLWEYINSGEPIRVCLLCLCLCMHGSGSLCMCVCDRDKAGGYGIQALGGMLVEYVHGDFLNVVGFPLNQFCKKLGLIFSPPGSLTHNSTQTSPQGSPVDTVPPAEPAASSPTHNGPPDSQGQNIPSASTAHNVKQEESGCGEGEVPWTLVNNLSKCSANGEAEPQGISDPAAPDLTSRGTIQMQNVREHETEDGKEKLSKMIELMDGFKASKVLFTASKLRVFDVLRSSKKGELQAEDVAQEIKASIKGTERLLEACVSLGLLQRTGKEYTNTAMSRHFLLSDGPLSLQGYIQHCNELVWPLFTHLETAVREGTNQHEKAFGKTSNLFQDAYYSRHEVKLRFMKAMHSIAKVSGRDVATAFDLSKYKTACDLGGCTGAMAYEFAKAHPGLSVTMFDLPEVIEMSSHFRPHDADDRVSFVAGDFFKDELPKADVYILARILHDWSDEKVHILLSKIAKACNPGCCVLVSEIFLDEDRKGPSRGLLQALSLTEGRQRSASEYSLLLKSHGFTAAQVKHTHNLLDAILCVTE
- the asmtl gene encoding probable bifunctional dTTP/UTP pyrophosphatase/methyltransferase protein isoform X2 — translated: MMTRKKAESLDSTSAMLAHALSLVSATRNSFAWKICSEEVTMVLMNPVISKLTGKLVVLASASPRRLEILTNVGLRFEVVPSWFKETLDKRLFKTPHEYAVETAKQKALEVAKRMPFKHLKTPDIVIGADTVVTVDGLILEKPVDKQDAYRMLSRLSGKEHSVFTGVAIILCHEKEDEEIDYQVIDFYEETKVKFADLSDDLLWEYINSGEPMDKAGGYGIQALGGMLVEYVHGDFLNVVGFPLNQFCKKLGLIFSPPGSLTHNSTQTSPQGSPVDTVPPAEPAASSPTHNGPPDSQGQNIPSASTAHNVKQEESGCGEGEVPWTLVNNLSKCSANGEAEPQGISDPAAPDLTSRGTIQMQNVREHETEDGKEKLSKMIELMDGFKASKVLFTASKLRVFDVLRSSKKGELQAEDVAQEIKASIKGTERLLEACVSLGLLQRTGKEYTNTAMSRHFLLSDGPLSLQGYIQHCNELVWPLFTHLETAVREGTNQHEKAFGKTSNLFQDAYYSRHEVKLRFMKAMHSIAKVSGRDVATAFDLSKYKTACDLGGCTGAMAYEFAKAHPGLSVTMFDLPEVIEMSSHFRPHDADDRVSFVAGDFFKDELPKADVYILARILHDWSDEKVHILLSKIAKACNPGCCVLVSEIFLDEDRKGPSRGLLQALSLTEGRQRSASEYSLLLKSHGFTAAQVKHTHNLLDAILCVTE
- the asmtl gene encoding probable bifunctional dTTP/UTP pyrophosphatase/methyltransferase protein isoform X3 — its product is MVLMNPVISKLTGKLVVLASASPRRLEILTNVGLRFEVVPSWFKETLDKRLFKTPHEYAVETAKQKALEVAKRMPFKHLKTPDIVIGADTVVTVDGLILEKPVDKQDAYRMLSRLSGKEHSVFTGVAIILCHEKEDEEIDYQVIDFYEETKVKFADLSDDLLWEYINSGEPIRVCLLCLCLCMHGSGSLCMCVCDRDKAGGYGIQALGGMLVEYVHGDFLNVVGFPLNQFCKKLGLIFSPPGSLTHNSTQTSPQGSPVDTVPPAEPAASSPTHNGPPDSQGQNIPSASTAHNVKQEESGCGEGEVPWTLVNNLSKCSANGEAEPQGISDPAAPDLTSRGTIQMQNVREHETEDGKEKLSKMIELMDGFKASKVLFTASKLRVFDVLRSSKKGELQAEDVAQEIKASIKGTERLLEACVSLGLLQRTGKEYTNTAMSRHFLLSDGPLSLQGYIQHCNELVWPLFTHLETAVREGTNQHEKAFGKTSNLFQDAYYSRHEVKLRFMKAMHSIAKVSGRDVATAFDLSKYKTACDLGGCTGAMAYEFAKAHPGLSVTMFDLPEVIEMSSHFRPHDADDRVSFVAGDFFKDELPKADVYILARILHDWSDEKVHILLSKIAKACNPGCCVLVSEIFLDEDRKGPSRGLLQALSLTEGRQRSASEYSLLLKSHGFTAAQVKHTHNLLDAILCVTE